Proteins encoded together in one Triticum dicoccoides isolate Atlit2015 ecotype Zavitan chromosome 7B, WEW_v2.0, whole genome shotgun sequence window:
- the LOC119335614 gene encoding scopoletin glucosyltransferase-like translates to MAGDDEQRPLHILFFPFPAPGHLIPVADMAALFATRGAKCTILTTPVNAAIIRPAVDRANDARRGTADSPPPPAIQISVVPFPDVGLPPGVENATGLTGDADRDKFFHAIQRFREPFEQFFAGECPDAVVADSHFQWSVDAAAEHGVPRLAFLGTSMFARACTDSMLRNNPLASCPDAVVSLPGLPHRVDMLRSQMVDPSKRPESFAFFQRVNAEDQRSYGEVFNSFHELEPDYVEHYRTTLGRRVWLVGPVAPAGGDMGATKGATSELSPDGAGCLRWLDTKPAGSVVYVSFGTLSSFSPAELRELARGLDLSGKNFVWVISHAGAGADADTDAQPEWMPEGFAELIAPPGGRGFIIRGWAPQTLILSHPAVGAFLTHCGWNSTLEAISAGVPMITWPRFGDQFFNEKLVMEVLQVGASVGACDYASFMETHHGVVRAEVVAESIGTVMGDGEEGEAIRSKARELGVKARRAVGNAGSSYGDVGRLMDELIARRRT, encoded by the coding sequence ATGGCCGGCGATGATGAGCAGCGGCCGCTACACATCCTCTTCTTCCCGTTTCCCGCTCCCGGCCACCTCATCCCGGTCGCTGACATGGCCGCGCTCTTCGCGACTCGCGGCGCGAAGTGCACAATCCTCACCACGCCGGTCAACGCTGCCATCATCCGCCCGGCCGTCGACCGTGCCAACGACGCTCGCCGTGGAACTGCGGATTCCCCGCCCCCGCCGGCGATCCAGATCTCCGTCGTGCCCTTCCCTGACGTTGGGCTCCCGCCGGGCGTCGAGAACGCCACGGGCCTTACCGGCGACGCCGACCGCGACAAGTTCTTTCACGCGATCCAGCGGTTCCGCGAGCCCTTCGAGCAGTTCTTTGCGGGCGAATGCCCTGATGCCGTCGTCGCCGACAGCCACTTCCAGTGGTCCGTCGACGCCGCCGCGGAGCACGGCGTCCCGCGGCTGGCGTTCCTCGGCACCAGCATGTTCGCGCGGGCCTGCACCGACAGCATGCTGCGCAACAACCCGCTGGCGTCTTGCCCCGACGCCGTCGTCTCCCTGCCGGGGCTGCCGCACCGCGTCGACATGTTACGGAGCCAGATGGTGGACCCCTCCAAGCGGCCGGAGAGTTTCGCCTTCTTCCAGCGCGTGAACGCCGAGGACCAGAGGAGCTACGGCGAGGTGTTCAACAGCTTCCACGAGCTGGAGCCGGACTACGTCGAGCACTACCGCACGACGCTCGGCCGCCGCGTATGGCTCGTCGGGCCGGTTGCACCAGCCGGCGGAGACATGGGCGCGACCAAAGGCGCCACCAGCGAGCTCTCGCCCGACGGCGCGGGCTGCCTGCGGTGGCTCGACACGAAGCCGGCCGGCTCGGTGGTGTACGTCTCCTTCGGCACGCTGTCCAGTTTCTCGCCGGCCGAGCTGCGCGAGCTCGCCCGCGGCCTCGACCTCTCAGGCAAGAACTTCGTGTGGGTCATCAGCCACGCGGGCGCAGGAGCAGACGCCGACACCGATGCACAACCTGAGTGGATGCCCGAAGGCTTCGCCGAGCTTATCGCGCCACCGGGCGGGCGCGGCTTCATCATCCGCGGCTGGGCGCCGCAAACGCTCATCCTGAGCCACCCGGCAGTCGGGGCCTTCTTGACGCACTGCGGATGGAACTCTACGCTGGAGGCCATCAGCGCCGGCGTGCCGATGATCACGTGGCCGCGGTTCGGCGACCAGTTCTTCAACGAGAAGCTCGTCATGGAGGTGCTCCAGGTCGGGGCCAGCGTCGGTGCCTGCGACTACGCGTCGTTCATGGAGACCCATCATGGCGTGGTCCGCGCCGAGGTGGTCGCGGAATCCATCGGGACGGTGATGGGCGacggcgaggagggcgaggcgatacGGAGCAAGGCCAGGGAGCTCGGTGTCAAAGCTAGGAGGGCAGTAGGCAACGCCGGGTCGTCGTACGGCGATGTTGGGCGGCTGATGGACGAGTTGATTGCTCGCCGACGGACTTAA